A stretch of Aythya fuligula isolate bAytFul2 chromosome 1, bAytFul2.pri, whole genome shotgun sequence DNA encodes these proteins:
- the FBXL3 gene encoding F-box/LRR-repeat protein 3 — protein MKRGRKTDEANNSSSEETSEKESKRHKITDEKAIVAQSPDWGNLLQDIILQVFQYLPLLDRAHASQVCRSWNQVFHMPDLWRCFEFELNQPATSYLRATHPELIKQIIKRHSNHLQYVSFKVDSSKESAEAACDILSQLVNCSLKTLGLISTARPSFMDLPKSHFISALTVVFVNSKSLSSLKIDDTPVDDPSLKVLVANNSDTLKLLKMSSCPHVSPAGILCVADQCHGLRELALNYHLLSDELLLALSSEKHVRLEHLRIDVVSENPGQTQFHTIQKSSWDAFIKHSPKVNLVMYFFLYEEEFDPFFRYETPVTHLYFGRSVSKDVLGRVGMTCPRLVELVVCANGLRPLDEELIRIAERCKYLSAVGLGECEVSCSAFVEFVKMCGGRLSQLSIMEEVLIPDQKYSLEQIHWEVSKHLGRVWFPDMMPTW, from the exons ATGAAACGAGGGAGGAAAACTGATGAGGCCAACAACAGTTCATCTGAAGAAACAAGTGAGAAAGAATCCAAGAGACACAAGATCACAGATGAGAAAGCCATTGTTGCACAGAGTCCTGACTGGGGTAACCTGCTCCAAGACATTATCCTGCAGGTATTCCAGTACCTGCCCCTTCTGGATCGTGCTCATGCATCGCAGGTCTGCCGAAGCTGGAACCAAGTGTTTCACATGCctgatctctggaggtgtttTGAGTTTGAACTGAATCAACCAGCCACGTCTTACCTGAGGGCTACGCATCCTGAACTGATCAAGCAAATAATAAAGAGGCATTCCAATCACTTGCAGTATGTAAGCTTCAAG GTGGACAGTAGCAAGGaatctgcagaagcagcttgTGATATTTTATCACAGCTTGTGAACTGCTCTTTGAAAACACTTGGACTAATTTCAACAGCCCGGCCAAGCTTCATGGATTTACCAAAG tctcacTTCATTTCTGCGCTGACGGTGGTGTTTGTAAACTCCAAATCGCTCTCGTCACTAAAGATTGATGACACACCAGTAGATGATCCATCTCTCAAAGTGCTAGTGGCTAACAACAGCGACACGCTCAAGCTGTTGAAAATGAGCAGTTGTCCTCACGTTTCTCCAGCTG GTATCTTGTGTGTGGCTGACCAGTGTCATGGCTTACGTGAACTGGCGCTCAACTACCACCTGCTGAGCGATGAGCTGCTGCTCGCTCTGTCTTCTGAGAAACACGTCAGGTTGGAACACTTGCGCATTGATGTTGTCAGTGAAAACCCTGGGCAGACTCAGTTCCACACCATccagaagagcagctgggaCGCTTTCATCAAGCATTCTCCTAAAGTAAACTTAGTAATGTACTTCTTTTTGTACGAAGAAGAGTTCGACCCGTTCTTTCGCTACGAGACACCCGTCACTCACCTTTACTTTGGGAGGTCGGTAAGCAAGGATGTGCTTGGCCGCGTTGGGATGACGTGCCCGCGGCTGGTGGAGCTGGTCGTGTGCGCCAATGGACTACGGCCTCTGGATGAGGAGCTGATCCGTATTGCCGAGCGGTGCAAGTACCTGTCGGCTGTCGGCCTAGGGGAGTGTGAAGTCTCTTGCAGTGCCTTCGTCGAGTTTGTGAAGATGTGTGGCGGCCGTCTCTCTCAGCTTTCGATTATGGAGGAGGTTTTGATTCCTGACCAGAAATACAGCTTAGAGCAGATCCACTGGGAAGTTTCAAAGCATCTCGGAAGAGTCTGGTTCCCGGACATGATGCCCACATGGTAA